The following proteins come from a genomic window of Pyxidicoccus sp. MSG2:
- the nagB gene encoding glucosamine-6-phosphate deaminase has protein sequence MKLRVFDSEQQAAAACAAHIAEAVRARPSLVLGLPTGRTPLNVYRELVALSARGALDLSRASSFNLDEFFGLVPEDAGSFRAYMERHFFQHVKLPRERIHFLDGSAPDAEAECARYDAELAAAGGLDVVLLGIGGNGHIAFNEPGDSLLAPCHRVKLGRETRLANAGLFGDDPTRVPMEALTLGMGAILQAKRVVLLAFGEGKAEAVAAMVEGPVTPRCPASFLQLHRDAEVWVDPEAGRRVSAQARP, from the coding sequence GTGAAACTCCGCGTCTTCGACTCAGAGCAGCAAGCCGCCGCCGCCTGCGCGGCCCACATCGCAGAGGCGGTGCGTGCGCGGCCCTCCCTGGTACTGGGATTGCCCACGGGCCGCACGCCACTCAATGTCTACCGTGAGCTGGTTGCCCTGTCCGCGCGCGGGGCGTTGGACCTGTCGCGCGCCAGCAGCTTCAACCTGGATGAGTTCTTCGGGCTTGTGCCCGAGGATGCGGGCAGCTTCCGCGCGTACATGGAGCGGCACTTCTTCCAGCATGTGAAGCTGCCTCGCGAGCGCATCCACTTCCTCGACGGGAGCGCGCCGGACGCGGAGGCGGAGTGCGCCCGCTACGACGCGGAACTGGCCGCGGCGGGAGGGCTGGACGTGGTGCTGCTGGGCATCGGTGGCAACGGACACATCGCCTTCAACGAGCCTGGGGACAGCCTGCTGGCGCCGTGTCACCGGGTGAAGCTGGGGCGCGAGACGCGGCTGGCCAACGCCGGGCTCTTCGGGGATGACCCGACGCGCGTGCCCATGGAAGCGCTCACGCTGGGCATGGGCGCCATCCTCCAGGCGAAGCGCGTGGTGCTGCTCGCGTTCGGCGAGGGCAAGGCGGAGGCGGTGGCGGCGATGGTGGAGGGGCCGGTGACGCCTCGCTGCCCGGCGTCCTTCCTCCAGTTGCACCGCGATGCGGAGGTGTGGGTGGACCCGGAGGCCGGCCGACGCGTGTCCGCGCAGGCCCGGCCGTAG
- a CDS encoding 6-phosphofructokinase yields MKVAVLTGGGDCPGLNAVIRAVVRRAAEHGFEMMGLRDGWKGLLEDNHFRLTRETTSGILHRGGTILGTSRVNPFKVENGLERVKRAVERNGIHAIIAIGGEGTLSAATRMSQEGLRIVGVPKTIDNDINATDFTFGFDTAVQIATEAIDRLHSTAESHKRVIVCEVMGRHVGWIATYAGIAGGADVILVPEVPADLTKVAEHIQRRHAGGRTFSIVVVAEGTRIKTSQDQSEHLVTTGALDEAGRPRLGGVGNIVGAEIERRTGFETRVSVLGHIQRGGAPTPHDRVLATRYGVHACDMVARGEFGKMAALKGNDIITVDLADATRELKKVPKEFFEVAQVFFG; encoded by the coding sequence ATGAAAGTCGCTGTCCTCACTGGTGGGGGTGACTGCCCCGGTCTCAACGCCGTCATCCGCGCCGTCGTCCGCCGCGCCGCCGAGCACGGCTTCGAGATGATGGGCCTCCGGGATGGCTGGAAGGGGTTGCTGGAGGACAACCACTTCCGCCTCACGCGTGAAACCACGTCGGGCATCCTCCACCGCGGCGGCACCATCCTCGGCACCTCGCGCGTCAACCCGTTCAAGGTGGAGAACGGGCTGGAGCGCGTGAAGCGCGCCGTCGAGCGCAACGGCATCCACGCCATCATCGCCATCGGCGGCGAGGGCACGCTGTCCGCCGCCACGCGCATGTCGCAGGAAGGCCTGCGCATCGTCGGCGTGCCCAAGACCATCGACAACGACATCAACGCCACCGACTTCACCTTCGGCTTCGACACCGCGGTGCAGATTGCGACGGAGGCCATCGACCGGCTGCACTCCACCGCCGAGTCCCACAAGCGCGTCATCGTCTGCGAGGTCATGGGACGGCACGTGGGGTGGATTGCGACGTACGCGGGAATCGCCGGCGGCGCGGACGTCATCCTGGTGCCGGAAGTCCCCGCGGATTTGACGAAGGTGGCCGAGCACATCCAGCGCCGCCACGCGGGCGGGCGCACGTTCTCCATCGTCGTGGTGGCGGAGGGCACGCGCATCAAGACGTCCCAGGACCAGAGCGAGCACCTCGTCACCACGGGCGCCCTGGACGAGGCGGGCCGGCCGCGCCTGGGCGGTGTGGGCAACATCGTCGGGGCGGAAATCGAGCGGCGCACCGGCTTCGAGACGCGCGTGTCGGTGCTGGGCCACATCCAGCGCGGCGGCGCGCCCACCCCGCATGACCGCGTGCTGGCCACCCGCTACGGCGTCCACGCCTGCGACATGGTGGCCCGCGGCGAGTTCGGGAAGATGGCCGCGCTCAAGGGCAACGACATCATCACCGTGGACCTGGCGGACGCCACCCGCGAGCTGAAGAAGGTGCCCAAGGAGTTCTTCGAAGTGGCCCAGGTGTTCTTCGGCTGA
- a CDS encoding long-chain fatty acid--CoA ligase, translated as MLAGRMMDFPLTLTHFLERARTYYPRSEVISRNPDKSLHRYTFADFYKRTCKLANALTRLGVKAGDRVATLSWNHYRHLETYYAVPAMGAVVHTLNLRLHPNDLGYIARHAEDSVLVVDRSLLPLFDKFSAQVPSFRHIIVVPDAGPAPEGKLDYEQLLAAESETFDFPKLEEGTAAMLCYTSGTTGNPKGVLYSHRSIVLHTMASCLPDATGMREADRVMPVVPMFHAAAWGLAFDAIFTGATLVFPGPHLDPQSLLDLMNETKVTIAGGVPTIWLGILALLDATPKQWDLSTVRSMLIGGSAAPPSLIDGFKQRHGLEVVHAWGMTELSPVGTMAKLKGDLRDAAQEAQLAARASQGFALPFVETRVVADDGKHLPWDGRTMGELEVRGPWVAGSYFGDEGKDRWTADGWFKTGDVVTIDKDGYVRICDRAKEVIKSGGEWISSVALENALMAHPAVLEAAVFAGKHAKWDERPLAAVVLKPGQTATKQELAAVLEKQFAKFWMPDDYLFIPQIPRNSTGKFLKSKLREEFGDYLLKNTGVSSAG; from the coding sequence ATGCTCGCCGGACGGATGATGGACTTCCCGCTCACGCTGACCCACTTCCTGGAGCGCGCGCGCACGTACTATCCGCGCTCGGAAGTCATCAGCCGCAATCCCGACAAGTCGCTGCACCGCTACACCTTCGCGGACTTCTACAAGCGCACGTGCAAGCTGGCGAACGCACTGACGCGCCTGGGCGTGAAGGCGGGCGACAGGGTGGCCACGCTGAGCTGGAACCACTACCGGCACCTGGAGACGTACTACGCCGTGCCGGCCATGGGCGCGGTGGTGCACACGCTCAACCTGAGATTGCACCCGAACGACTTGGGCTACATCGCGCGGCACGCGGAGGACTCGGTGCTGGTGGTGGACCGCTCGCTCCTGCCGCTGTTCGACAAGTTCTCCGCGCAGGTGCCGAGCTTCCGCCACATCATCGTGGTGCCGGACGCCGGGCCCGCGCCGGAGGGGAAGCTGGACTACGAGCAGCTCCTCGCGGCGGAGTCGGAAACGTTCGACTTCCCGAAGCTGGAGGAGGGCACGGCGGCGATGCTCTGCTACACGTCGGGCACGACGGGCAACCCGAAGGGCGTGCTGTACAGCCACCGCTCCATCGTCCTGCACACCATGGCGTCGTGTCTCCCGGATGCGACGGGGATGCGCGAGGCGGACCGGGTGATGCCGGTGGTGCCCATGTTCCACGCGGCCGCGTGGGGGCTCGCGTTCGACGCCATCTTCACCGGGGCGACGCTGGTGTTCCCCGGGCCGCACCTGGACCCGCAGTCGCTGCTGGACTTGATGAACGAGACGAAAGTCACGATTGCCGGCGGCGTGCCCACCATCTGGCTGGGAATCCTCGCGCTGCTGGATGCGACGCCGAAGCAGTGGGATTTGAGCACGGTGCGCTCGATGTTGATTGGCGGCTCGGCGGCGCCGCCGTCGCTGATTGACGGCTTCAAGCAGCGGCACGGGCTCGAAGTCGTCCACGCGTGGGGCATGACGGAGCTGAGCCCCGTGGGCACCATGGCGAAGCTGAAGGGCGACTTGCGGGACGCGGCGCAGGAGGCGCAGCTGGCGGCGCGGGCCTCGCAGGGCTTCGCGCTGCCCTTCGTGGAGACACGGGTGGTGGCGGACGACGGCAAGCACCTGCCGTGGGACGGACGGACGATGGGCGAGCTGGAGGTGCGCGGGCCGTGGGTGGCGGGCTCGTACTTCGGCGACGAGGGGAAGGACCGCTGGACGGCGGACGGGTGGTTCAAGACGGGGGACGTGGTCACCATCGACAAGGATGGCTATGTCCGCATCTGCGACCGGGCGAAGGAGGTCATCAAGTCCGGCGGCGAGTGGATTTCCTCGGTGGCGCTGGAGAACGCGCTGATGGCGCACCCGGCGGTGCTGGAGGCGGCCGTGTTCGCCGGCAAGCACGCGAAGTGGGACGAGCGGCCCCTGGCGGCGGTGGTGTTGAAGCCGGGACAGACGGCGACGAAGCAAGAGCTGGCCGCGGTCCTGGAGAAGCAGTTCGCGAAGTTCTGGATGCCGGATGACTACCTGTTCATCCCGCAGATTCCTCGCAACTCGACGGGCAAGTTCCTCAAGTCGAAGCTGCGCGAGGAGTTCGGCGACTACCTGCTGAAGAACACGGGCGTGAGCTCGGCAGGGTAG
- a CDS encoding amidase codes for MDPFVSLDATAQAELVRRGEVTPLELVDAAIARIERHNPKLNAVTQKQFDTARLRAKGALPQGPFTGVPFLLKDLLAAQEGQPLTAGSRFMKDFVPDHDSELVKRHLRAGLVVLGKTNTPELGLLPTTESELLGPCRNPWNLERSTGGSSGGAAAAVASGMVPFAHASDGGGSIRIPASSCGLFGLKPTRGRNPMGPDLADPYHWLVADHALTRSVRDSAALLDATEGPDVGAPYIAPPKARPYALEAGAPPGRLRVGLALRNSVGAPVHPECLAAVAATARLLEGLGHSVLELSLEAPGDEALGQHFMTVWAAGVVYAVDRMAQRSGRAPEAGHFEPFTWALYQFGLGQGLSAYLLAQAELQRFSRLIARRFEDVDVWLLPTVTEPPAPLGTFAAPPDEPLAPLFRAAAFTPYCPMANMTGCPAMSVPLHWSPEGLPVGVQFIGRFGDEATLFRLAAQLESAHPWTHRRPAVFG; via the coding sequence ATGGACCCCTTTGTCAGCCTCGACGCGACGGCCCAGGCGGAGCTCGTCCGCCGGGGTGAAGTCACTCCGCTGGAGCTGGTGGATGCGGCCATCGCCCGCATCGAGCGTCACAACCCGAAGCTCAACGCCGTGACGCAGAAGCAGTTCGACACGGCCCGCCTGCGGGCGAAGGGCGCGCTGCCGCAAGGCCCCTTCACCGGCGTCCCCTTCCTGCTCAAGGACCTGCTCGCCGCGCAGGAGGGCCAACCCCTCACCGCTGGCTCGCGCTTCATGAAGGACTTCGTGCCCGACCACGACAGCGAGCTGGTGAAGCGCCACCTGCGCGCCGGGCTCGTGGTGCTGGGCAAGACGAACACTCCCGAACTGGGCCTGTTGCCCACCACGGAGAGCGAGCTGCTCGGCCCCTGCCGCAACCCGTGGAACCTGGAGCGCTCCACGGGAGGCTCCAGCGGCGGCGCGGCGGCGGCGGTGGCCAGCGGCATGGTGCCCTTCGCGCACGCGTCCGACGGCGGCGGCTCCATCCGCATCCCCGCGTCGAGCTGCGGCCTCTTCGGCCTCAAGCCCACGCGCGGCCGCAACCCCATGGGGCCGGACCTCGCGGACCCCTACCACTGGCTCGTCGCGGACCACGCCCTCACCCGCTCCGTGCGCGACAGCGCGGCCCTGCTCGACGCCACGGAGGGGCCCGACGTGGGCGCCCCGTACATCGCCCCGCCCAAGGCGCGGCCCTATGCCCTGGAGGCGGGAGCCCCGCCGGGGCGGCTGCGCGTCGGCCTGGCGCTGCGCAACTCCGTGGGCGCCCCCGTCCACCCGGAGTGCCTGGCCGCGGTCGCCGCCACCGCCCGGCTGCTGGAGGGGCTGGGCCACTCCGTCCTCGAGCTCAGCCTGGAAGCGCCCGGCGACGAGGCCCTCGGCCAGCACTTCATGACGGTGTGGGCCGCGGGCGTCGTCTACGCCGTGGACCGGATGGCGCAGCGCTCCGGCCGCGCGCCGGAAGCCGGGCACTTCGAGCCCTTCACCTGGGCCCTCTACCAGTTCGGCCTGGGCCAGGGGCTGTCAGCCTACCTGCTGGCCCAGGCGGAATTGCAGCGCTTCAGCCGGCTCATCGCCCGCCGCTTCGAGGACGTGGACGTCTGGCTGCTGCCCACCGTCACCGAGCCGCCCGCGCCGCTGGGCACCTTCGCCGCGCCGCCGGACGAGCCGCTGGCGCCCCTCTTCCGAGCCGCCGCCTTCACACCCTACTGCCCGATGGCGAACATGACGGGGTGTCCGGCCATGAGCGTGCCGCTGCACTGGAGCCCGGAGGGGCTGCCCGTGGGCGTGCAGTTCATCGGCCGCTTCGGGGACGAGGCCACCCTCTTCCGGCTGGCCGCCCAGCTGGAGTCCGCCCACCCGTGGACGCACCGCCGCCCGGCCGTGTTCGGGTAG
- a CDS encoding TIGR02265 family protein: MEWNETTTGQGTVDRVRDLEERLALATPDKTCRGMFLKGVLQVVGSYGDEAVVQRCLEAGGQTRITDFSNYPMAARLRMTWVAAEFMAPKVGGFDAALRLIGRQATADFMASLAGRTILALTARDVVKMVNSLPTAFGASINYGKYTVEWTGPRSGRFFLDGDLMPEPTNSGIMDAVLAAGNVKGAKVRGRQLALTQCEHLFSWE, encoded by the coding sequence ATGGAATGGAACGAGACCACGACAGGGCAGGGCACGGTGGACCGGGTCCGGGACCTGGAGGAGCGGCTGGCGCTCGCAACGCCAGACAAGACGTGCCGGGGCATGTTCCTGAAGGGCGTCCTCCAGGTGGTGGGCTCGTACGGGGACGAGGCCGTGGTGCAGCGGTGCCTCGAGGCCGGTGGGCAGACGCGCATCACCGACTTCTCCAACTACCCCATGGCCGCGCGGCTGCGGATGACCTGGGTCGCCGCGGAGTTCATGGCGCCGAAGGTGGGCGGCTTCGACGCGGCGCTGCGACTGATTGGCCGGCAGGCGACGGCGGACTTCATGGCCTCGCTGGCGGGGCGGACGATTCTGGCGCTGACGGCGCGGGACGTCGTGAAGATGGTGAACAGCCTGCCCACGGCCTTCGGCGCGTCCATCAACTACGGGAAGTACACGGTGGAGTGGACGGGCCCCAGGAGCGGCCGCTTCTTCCTCGACGGTGACCTCATGCCCGAGCCCACCAACTCCGGAATCATGGACGCCGTCCTCGCGGCGGGGAACGTGAAGGGCGCGAAGGTGCGGGGACGCCAGCTCGCGCTGACGCAGTGCGAGCACCTGTTCTCCTGGGAGTGA
- a CDS encoding LysR family transcriptional regulator — protein MSISIASLDLNLLLMLHTVLSERSVARAAERLHVTPSAISNGLARLRSALGDPLVTRNGRGIVPTPRASALAPAIARALHELEVAIHEAPFDPTRCTRTFTLAVADAGQLTWVPRIAALMTAEMPSARLSVVGIASLVSLGDLASSHIDLHIGLAGKGAGLHIEPLRVERTLLVAREGHPALGKRLSARALGELRHVGVEMVPGKGFRDLVGAAYARASIRREVAMTVPSFTTAAAVVAETDLVATLPESLVAAQGARLGVRPVNAPLPAHVVKLSLCWHERTHADPAAQWFRGLVRRAVLEE, from the coding sequence GTGAGCATTTCGATTGCGTCCCTCGACCTCAACCTCCTCCTGATGCTCCACACCGTCCTCTCCGAGCGCAGCGTGGCGCGCGCGGCGGAGCGACTCCACGTCACGCCGTCCGCCATCAGCAACGGCCTCGCCCGCCTCCGCTCCGCGCTCGGAGACCCGCTGGTGACGCGCAACGGCCGTGGCATCGTCCCCACGCCGCGCGCGAGTGCGCTCGCGCCAGCCATCGCGCGCGCCCTGCACGAACTGGAGGTCGCGATCCACGAGGCCCCGTTCGACCCGACGCGCTGCACGCGCACCTTCACCCTCGCCGTCGCGGATGCGGGTCAGCTCACCTGGGTGCCACGGATTGCCGCCTTGATGACCGCGGAGATGCCGAGCGCGCGCCTCTCCGTCGTCGGTATCGCCTCGCTCGTCTCGCTCGGCGACCTGGCCTCGTCCCACATCGATCTGCACATCGGTCTCGCCGGAAAGGGCGCGGGCCTGCACATCGAGCCGCTGCGGGTCGAGCGCACCCTCCTCGTGGCTCGCGAAGGCCATCCCGCGCTTGGCAAGCGCCTGTCCGCGCGCGCCCTCGGTGAGCTCCGGCACGTCGGCGTGGAGATGGTGCCGGGCAAGGGCTTCCGTGACCTCGTCGGTGCCGCGTACGCGCGCGCGAGCATCCGCCGAGAGGTCGCGATGACAGTGCCCTCGTTCACGACCGCCGCCGCGGTCGTGGCCGAGACCGACCTCGTCGCGACGCTGCCGGAGTCACTCGTCGCAGCACAGGGCGCGCGCCTGGGCGTGCGCCCCGTCAACGCGCCGCTACCCGCGCACGTCGTCAAGCTCTCCCTGTGCTGGCACGAGCGCACCCACGCCGACCCCGCGGCGCAGTGGTTTCGCGGGCTCGTCCGGCGCGCAGTCCTGGAAGAGTGA
- a CDS encoding haloalkane dehalogenase: MATAQHIQVLDSFISYREAGTGSPIVFLHGNPTSSHVWRNVIPQLADRGRCLAPDLIGMGSSGKPDIAYRFADHARYLDAWFEALDLRDVVLVGYDWGGVLALDWARRHPNRVRGVVVFETFLRPMHWSDWPPQGEQLFRALRTPGVGEKLVLEQNEFLAKSFANGVQHGLSERDRGVYYAPYPDAASRRPVLQWPREIPIDGEPADVAAVIERYDAWLARPSGKPALLLTFGDTGLSAPKIVEWARSTLTALEVVPLGRAGHHAPEDAPDEIAQAIRSWLDRKAL; encoded by the coding sequence ATGGCCACGGCTCAGCACATCCAGGTCCTCGACTCGTTCATCTCGTACCGCGAGGCCGGGACGGGCTCGCCCATCGTGTTCCTGCACGGCAACCCCACGTCCTCGCACGTGTGGCGCAACGTCATCCCGCAGCTTGCCGACCGCGGCCGATGCCTCGCGCCCGACCTCATCGGGATGGGGAGCTCGGGCAAGCCCGACATCGCGTATCGATTCGCGGACCATGCGCGGTACCTCGATGCGTGGTTCGAGGCGCTCGACCTGCGCGACGTCGTGCTCGTCGGGTACGACTGGGGCGGTGTGCTCGCCCTGGATTGGGCGCGGCGGCACCCGAACCGCGTGCGCGGCGTAGTCGTCTTCGAGACCTTCCTCCGGCCGATGCACTGGAGCGATTGGCCTCCGCAGGGCGAGCAACTGTTCCGCGCGCTGCGCACTCCGGGAGTCGGCGAGAAGCTGGTGCTCGAGCAGAACGAGTTCCTCGCGAAGTCGTTCGCGAACGGCGTCCAGCACGGGCTCTCGGAGCGTGACCGCGGCGTGTATTACGCCCCGTACCCAGATGCGGCGTCGCGCCGCCCGGTGCTGCAGTGGCCTCGTGAGATTCCCATCGACGGCGAGCCCGCCGACGTCGCGGCGGTCATCGAGCGCTACGACGCGTGGCTCGCGCGCCCGTCAGGGAAGCCGGCGCTCCTGCTGACGTTCGGGGACACCGGGCTCAGCGCGCCGAAGATTGTCGAGTGGGCGCGCAGCACGCTCACGGCGCTCGAAGTCGTCCCGCTCGGCCGTGCGGGGCACCATGCGCCCGAGGACGCGCCGGATGAGATTGCTCAGGCCATCCGGAGCTGGCTCGACCGCAAGGCGCTGTGA
- a CDS encoding vWA domain-containing protein, which yields MSRTFTLSFIALLTVLGIVGGVTLYGDNIRKLFGASSTSLAGSPEAGPSRKAMRSFGVKSPDAQPVAASRAPAAAEPLASGNTHTRHEPNAFTLTREDRLSTFAVDVDTASYSLFRRAVQQENQLPHPSSVRVEEWVNAFRYRLPEPRPDEGDFHVDLEMAPSPFSMDRHLLKVGLQGRRVAKSQRKPTHLVFLVDTSGSMSGEDRLELAKKAMKLAVGGLNETDTVAITTYAGDVRTVLETTPASERGHIEDAIDSLCTGGGTAMGDGLELAYQHAVRMVGADNVSRVVVLTDGDTNLGKNLTADAMLESVARYVRAGVTLSTIGFGMGNYRDDLMERLADKGNGNSFYIDSEREARKVFQEQLAGTLEVIAQDVKVQVDFEPDAVRGYRLVGYENRDVADKDFRDDRVDGGEIGVGHSVTALYEVELTGEGTRLATVRVRAKRPRGEEAAEQRFTLERHQVHASLAEASSDLRFAAAVAGTADLLRGAREASGMSLETAESLVEDALDDQQDREEFLSLLRRVRSILPRNNWAEAARKY from the coding sequence ATGAGCCGAACCTTCACCCTCAGCTTCATCGCCCTGCTGACCGTCCTTGGAATTGTCGGAGGGGTGACACTGTACGGCGACAACATCCGCAAGCTGTTCGGCGCCTCCTCCACGTCCCTGGCCGGCTCGCCCGAGGCGGGCCCCTCGCGCAAGGCGATGCGCTCCTTCGGAGTGAAGTCCCCGGACGCGCAGCCCGTGGCGGCGAGCAGGGCGCCAGCTGCGGCCGAGCCGCTGGCCTCCGGAAACACACACACGCGGCATGAGCCCAACGCCTTCACCCTCACCCGGGAGGACCGGCTCTCCACCTTCGCGGTGGACGTGGACACCGCGTCCTATTCGCTGTTCCGCCGCGCGGTGCAGCAGGAGAACCAACTGCCGCACCCGAGCTCGGTGCGAGTGGAGGAGTGGGTGAACGCCTTCCGCTACCGCCTGCCGGAGCCGCGGCCCGACGAGGGAGACTTCCACGTGGACCTGGAGATGGCGCCGTCTCCCTTCTCGATGGACCGTCACCTGCTGAAGGTGGGGCTCCAGGGGCGGCGGGTGGCGAAGAGCCAGCGCAAGCCCACGCACCTGGTCTTCCTGGTGGACACCAGCGGCTCCATGTCCGGAGAGGACCGGCTGGAGCTGGCGAAGAAGGCGATGAAGCTGGCGGTGGGCGGGCTCAATGAGACGGACACGGTGGCCATCACCACCTACGCGGGCGACGTGCGCACCGTGCTGGAGACCACGCCGGCGTCGGAGCGCGGGCACATCGAGGACGCCATCGACTCGCTCTGCACGGGCGGCGGCACGGCCATGGGCGACGGCCTGGAACTGGCCTACCAGCACGCGGTGCGAATGGTGGGCGCGGACAACGTGTCACGCGTGGTGGTGCTCACGGATGGGGACACCAACCTCGGGAAGAACCTCACCGCGGACGCGATGCTGGAGAGCGTGGCCCGCTACGTCCGCGCGGGCGTGACGCTGTCCACCATCGGCTTCGGCATGGGCAACTACCGCGATGACCTGATGGAGCGGCTGGCGGACAAGGGCAACGGCAACTCCTTCTACATCGACTCGGAGCGCGAGGCCCGGAAGGTCTTCCAGGAGCAATTGGCCGGCACGCTGGAGGTGATTGCCCAGGACGTGAAGGTGCAGGTGGACTTCGAGCCCGACGCGGTGCGCGGCTACCGGCTGGTGGGCTACGAGAATCGCGACGTGGCGGACAAGGACTTCCGCGACGACAGGGTGGACGGGGGCGAGATTGGCGTGGGCCACTCCGTCACCGCGCTGTACGAGGTGGAGCTCACGGGAGAGGGCACGCGCCTGGCCACCGTGCGCGTCCGGGCGAAGCGCCCGCGCGGCGAGGAAGCGGCCGAGCAGCGCTTCACGCTGGAGCGCCACCAGGTCCACGCCTCGCTGGCGGAGGCGTCGTCGGACCTGCGCTTCGCCGCGGCGGTGGCGGGCACGGCGGACCTGCTCCGTGGAGCGCGTGAGGCCTCGGGCATGAGCCTCGAGACGGCGGAGTCGCTGGTGGAGGATGCGCTGGACGACCAGCAGGACCGCGAGGAGTTCCTCTCACTGCTGCGCCGCGTGCGCTCGATACTGCCCCGGAACAACTGGGCCGAGGCCGCCAGGAAGTACTGA
- a CDS encoding alpha/beta fold hydrolase, which translates to MRRRQFLMLTGATFAAGVVSACVSRVDTGRGAVGPAPSQPTDAEAFRAARRFADLPFGRIAYVERGSGEAALFLHGAPLNGFQWRGAMDRLSAYRRCVAPDFMGLGYSQVPEHQSLAADAQAAMLVALLDALAISKVDIVASDSGGTVAQLFMVRHPERVRTLLLTNCDTEPNSPPPKVMPVIEMARAGTLADATAQWLTDKALARSTFGAAVFRDPSRFADETIEYYARPLASSPLRRAQYHAFHLALEPNPLAGIEPELKRSKVPVRIVWGADDDIFSTADASYLDRTFPRSQGVRFVPGGKLFFPEEFPDVIAEEARRLWRVV; encoded by the coding sequence ATGAGACGTAGACAGTTCCTGATGTTGACCGGTGCCACGTTCGCCGCCGGTGTCGTCAGCGCGTGCGTGTCGCGCGTGGACACCGGCCGTGGCGCGGTGGGCCCGGCCCCGTCACAACCGACAGACGCAGAGGCCTTTCGCGCGGCGCGGCGTTTCGCCGACCTCCCGTTCGGCAGGATTGCCTATGTCGAGCGCGGCTCGGGCGAGGCCGCGCTGTTCCTGCACGGCGCTCCACTCAACGGCTTTCAGTGGCGCGGCGCGATGGACCGGCTGTCCGCATACCGGCGATGCGTCGCACCCGACTTCATGGGCCTCGGGTACTCGCAGGTTCCCGAGCACCAGTCGCTGGCGGCGGACGCCCAGGCCGCGATGCTGGTGGCGTTGCTCGACGCGCTCGCGATTTCCAAGGTCGATATCGTGGCAAGCGATAGCGGCGGCACGGTCGCGCAGTTGTTCATGGTCCGTCATCCCGAGCGTGTCCGGACGCTGCTCCTGACGAACTGCGACACCGAGCCCAACAGCCCTCCGCCCAAGGTGATGCCGGTGATAGAGATGGCGCGCGCCGGAACACTCGCGGATGCAACCGCCCAGTGGCTGACCGACAAGGCGCTGGCGCGCTCCACGTTCGGCGCGGCCGTCTTTCGCGACCCCAGCCGCTTCGCTGACGAGACCATCGAGTACTACGCCAGGCCGCTCGCGAGCTCACCGTTGCGCAGGGCGCAGTACCACGCGTTCCACCTCGCGCTGGAGCCCAACCCGCTGGCTGGCATCGAACCAGAGCTCAAGCGCAGCAAGGTTCCGGTGCGAATCGTGTGGGGTGCGGACGACGACATCTTCTCGACAGCGGACGCCAGCTACCTCGACCGCACGTTCCCGCGGTCCCAAGGCGTCCGCTTCGTGCCCGGAGGGAAGCTGTTCTTTCCAGAGGAGTTCCCCGACGTCATCGCCGAGGAGGCGCGGCGCTTGTGGCGTGTGGTCTGA
- a CDS encoding AraC family transcriptional regulator — protein sequence MSDRPSCYPGPPAALMSSVGTERLPLLDVLTSPVPSGLFNSPLDDRHVLCLHLGDPVPVSYRVGNHERQGMRLHGQFCVVPARSSTRWTVSRPARSLLLRLTPSLLLDTAEAMGLGSGGTELAPSIHIRDPQVERIGWMMQAEDHDGYPGGRLFADSLATALAARLFALQSRKDTTTSKPGRALPAWRLRRVLEYIEAHLDEDLTLAELARVAEFSLSHFKPLFRQAMGMPVHRFVLERRVERARLRLLEGGRSLTEIALEAGFSHPSHMARCMRRVLGLSPSQIAGSSR from the coding sequence ATGAGCGACAGACCCTCGTGCTACCCGGGCCCTCCGGCCGCGCTGATGTCGAGCGTCGGGACGGAGCGCCTGCCGCTCCTCGACGTCCTCACCTCTCCGGTGCCATCTGGACTGTTCAACTCGCCGCTGGATGACCGTCATGTCCTCTGCCTGCACCTGGGAGACCCCGTCCCCGTCTCCTACCGCGTGGGCAACCACGAGCGGCAGGGGATGCGACTCCACGGTCAGTTCTGCGTCGTGCCCGCGCGCTCGAGCACTCGCTGGACGGTGTCGAGGCCCGCGCGCTCGCTGCTGCTGCGGCTGACGCCCTCGCTCCTGCTGGACACGGCGGAGGCCATGGGCCTGGGCTCGGGAGGTACCGAGCTCGCGCCTTCGATTCACATCCGCGACCCCCAGGTCGAACGCATCGGCTGGATGATGCAGGCCGAAGACCATGACGGCTATCCGGGGGGCCGGCTGTTCGCGGACAGTCTCGCCACCGCGCTCGCCGCGCGCCTCTTCGCGCTGCAATCGCGCAAGGACACCACGACCTCCAAGCCAGGTCGCGCGCTGCCGGCCTGGCGGCTGCGCCGTGTGCTCGAGTACATCGAGGCGCACCTCGATGAAGACCTCACGCTCGCCGAGCTCGCACGCGTGGCGGAATTCAGCCTGTCGCACTTCAAACCCCTGTTCAGGCAGGCCATGGGGATGCCGGTGCATCGCTTCGTCCTCGAGCGGCGCGTGGAGCGCGCGCGGCTGCGGCTGCTCGAAGGAGGAAGGAGCCTGACGGAAATCGCGCTGGAGGCAGGCTTCTCGCACCCGAGTCACATGGCCCGCTGCATGCGTCGCGTGTTGGGGCTGAGCCCCTCGCAAATCGCGGGTTCGTCTCGGTGA